A genome region from Arachis duranensis cultivar V14167 chromosome 6, aradu.V14167.gnm2.J7QH, whole genome shotgun sequence includes the following:
- the LOC107492106 gene encoding signal peptidase complex subunit 3B, which translates to MHSFGYRANALLTFAITILALMCAMASLSDNLNSPSPSAHVQVLNVNWFQKQPNGNDEVSMTMNISADLQSLFTWNTKQVFVFLAAEYETPKNSLNQISLWDGIIPSKEHAKFWIHTSNKYRFIDQGRNLRGKEFNLTMHWHVMPKTGKMFADKIVMPGYRLPEEYR; encoded by the exons ATGCATTCCTTCGGTTACAGAGCCAACGCTTTGCTCACCTTCGCCATTACCATTCTTGCCCTTATGTGCGCTATGGCTTCCCTCTCCGACAACCTCAACTCCCCCTCTCCCTCTGCCCATGTCCAg GTCTTGAACGTTAACTGGTTTCAGAAACAACCCAACGGAAACGACGag GTCAGCATGACAATGAATATATCGGCAGATTTACAATCTCTTTTCACATGGAACACAAAACAG GTTTTTGTCTTTTTGGCCGCCGAGTATGAAACTCCAAAGAATTCTTTGAATCAG ATATCCCTATGGGATGGTATCATTCCCTCAAAAGAGCACGCAAAGTTTTGGATTCATACTTCAAACAAGTACCGCTTCATCGACCAG GGAAGGAATTTGCGTGGTAAAGAATTTAACTTGACTATGCACTGGCATGTTATGCCAAAGACGGGCAAAATGTTTGCAGACAAAATAGTCATGCCGGGTTACCGTTTGCCAGAGGAATATAGATGA
- the LOC107492102 gene encoding E3 ubiquitin-protein ligase ATL6 encodes MTKDKNDQTTSNFCFLFIFFFLLSVPSTFAQNQNAASDNNNNYNTQFSPSLAIIVVILVAALFLMGFFSIYIRHCADSPSGTVLPTTGGGRSRRGARGLDPAVIETFPILEYSEVKIHKIGKEVLECAVCLCEFEDTETLRLIPKCDHVFHPECIDEWLASHTTCPVCRANLVPQPGESVHAVPLVPTTDVEAQNDAVVDTAVPEVRVNVADAEGGVAASSEPEVIAIPKSLTLNRNRTTRGSNRRRQFPRSHSTGHSLVQPGENTDRFTLRLPVAVRREIINRELQRSNSLLVLPRDGSSRQGSSRGRTLRRLDRSFKSDRWVLTMAPPFLVRGSSVRSPKVVDSTGGAGASSSTAPILPPSAVDSARPPV; translated from the coding sequence CCACCTCCAATTTctgctttcttttcattttcttcttccttctctccgTTCCGTCAACGTTTGCGCAGAACCAAAATGCCGCTTCTGACAATAACAACAACTACAACACGCAGTTCAGCCCTTCGCTCGCGATAATCGTCGTCATTCTCGTTGCAGCACTCTTCCTCATGGGATTCTTCTCCATCTACATCCGCCACTGCGCCGATTCACCCTCCGGCACCGTCCTTCCAACCACGGGAGGCGGGAGGTCCAGAAGAGGGGCACGTGGTCTCGATCCTGCAGTCATCGAGACTTTCCCGATTCTGGAGTATTCGGAGGTCAAGATCCACAAGATTGGAAAAGAGGTTCTTGAATGTGCGGTGTGCCTGTGTGAATTCGAAGACACCGAAACGCTGCGTTTGATTCCCAAGTGTGACCACGTGTTCCATCCGGAGTGCATCGACGAGTGGCTAGCCTCCCACACAACCTGCCCCGTCTGCCGCGCCAACCTCGTCCCGCAACCCGGCGAGTCAGTCCATGCGGTTCCACTCGTGCCAACCACCGACGTCGAGGCGCAAAACGACGCCGTCGTTGACACCGCAGTGCCGGAGGTGCGTGTCAACGTGGCGGATGCTGAAGGAGGAGTCGCGGCGTCGTCGGAGCCGGAAGTGATTGCGATTCCGAAAAGCTTGACGCTGAATCGGAACAGGACGACGCGCGGTTCCAACCGGAGGAGGCAGTTCCCTCGGTCGCACTCGACCGGGCATTCTCTGGTCCAACCGGGAGAGAACACGGACCGGTTCACTTTGAGATTGCCTGTGGCCGTTAGAAGAGAGATAATAAACCGGGAGTTGCAACGGTCTAACAGCTTGTTGGTTTTGCCTAGGGACGGTAGTTCGAGACAAGGAAGTAGTAGGGGAAGGACTTTGAGACGGTTGGACCGGAGTTTCAAATCCGACCGGTGGGTTTTGACGATGGCGCCACCGTTCTTGGTCAGAGGATCTTCGGTTAGGTCGCCGAAGGTGGTTGATAGCACCGGCGGGGCAGGGGCGTCGTCGTCTACAGCCCCTATTTTGCCGCCGTCGGCCGTTGACTCTGCTCGACCTCCGGTATGA
- the LOC107492103 gene encoding basic 7S globulin 2 — MSKMASKLLLIITYLSFSILFCVSVSTTSHHSHPPTTTNYKPNLLVLPVHKDPTTGLPWAHVHKRTPMTLVPLLLDLNGNHMWINCQTHYASRTYQAPSCHSTQCSTATTTLMSTNPITKQIVVSELAQDVLAINAAANNGPRLGPTVSDPQFLFSCAPASLVQKGLPNNVEGVVGLGHGPISLPNQLASHFGLQRQFTLCLSRNPTSTGAVLFGDPQKLFGYTNKKFDLSRDLLYTPLTVSPQGEYYMEISSIRINGRSVFPVTPSSSPSGMLGATLISTTAPYMVLHHTIFETFRQVFVKQFPMQGQVNAVAPFGLCYDSKRINNAKPPSVDMVVKVEKSRREVSWSISGDNLMVQARPGVTCLGVVNGGTSPRAAIAIGTRQLEEKVVVFDLVKSRVGLSSSLCSRGRSCSDLFGFANKS, encoded by the coding sequence ATGTCAAAAATGGCTTCCAAATTGCTACTCATCATCACCTATCTCTCTTTCTCTATTCTCTTCTGCGTATCTGTATCCACAACCTCCCATCATTCCCATCCACCCACCACAACCAATTACAAACCCAACCTGCTGGTTCTACCGGTTCACAAGGACCCAACCACAGGGCTTCCATGGGCCCACGTTCACAAGAGAACACCTATGACCCTGGTGCCACTCCTTCTGGATCTTAACGGCAATCACATGTGGATCAACTGCCAAACCCACTACGCCTCCAGAACCTACCAAGCACCCTCTTGCCACTCCACCCAATGCTCCACAGCCACCACCACCCTCATGTCCACCAACCCCATCACCAAACAGATCGTCGTGTCTGAGCTCGCCCAAGACGTCCTCGCCATCAACGCCGCCGCCAACAACGGCCCCAGACTGGGCCCCACGGTCTCCGACCCTCAGTTCCTCTTCTCATGCGCGCCTGCCTCCTTGGTCCAGAAAGGCCTGCCCAACAATGTTGAAGGGGTTGTTGGGCTGGGCCACGGGCCCATTTCCCTCCCTAACCAACTCGCATCACACTTCGGTTTGCAGCGCCAATTCACACTTTGCCTTTCTCGCAACCCAACCTCCACGGGGGCTGTACTATTTGGGGACCCACAGAAGCTTTTCGGTTACACTAACAAGAAATTCGATCTTTCACGTGATCTTCTTTACACTCCACTAACCGTCAGTCCGCAAGGAGAGTACTACATGGAAATCAGCTCCATTAGAATCAACGGCCGCTCCGTCTTCCCAGTGACTCCTTCGTCGTCTCCGAGTGGTATGCTTGGGGCTACACTGATTTCAACCACAGCACCTTACATGGTTCTGCACCACACCATATTCGAAACGTTCAGGCAAGTTTTCGTGAAACAGTTTCCGATGCAGGGGCAGGTGAATGCGGTGGCGCCGTTCGGGTTGTGTTACGATTCAAAGAGGATAAACAACGCAAAACCTCCTAGCGTGGATATGGTGGTGAAGGTGGAGAAGAGCCGCCGTGAGGTTTCGTGGAGTATCTCCGGCGATAACTTAATGGTGCAGGCGCGGCCAGGGGTGACGTGTTTGGGGGTCGTGAATGGAGGGACGAGTCCTAGAGCAGCCATAGCCATAGGGACACGTCAGCTGGAGGAGAAGGTAGTGGTGTTCGACCTGGTGAAGTCGAGAGTGGGGTTGAGCTCTTCCCTCTGCTCACGCGGAAGGAGCTGTTCTGACCTCTTCGGCTTCGCTAACAAATCATAG
- the LOC107492105 gene encoding cation/calcium exchanger 5, whose protein sequence is MAFSAIASSFTLLLLILILLLFFFVNLPSSPSLFSTSTATVTTRRSLLTTTCSADEGSNGGILNYLYIHKCLFRRNALLSIPALSMLLLLQFYILIKTAQHHFSVVTTKLASHLNLSPSMAAVTLLALGNGSPDVFSSLAALRSGQYRTGFGAILSAGTFVSALVVGFVAIYAAPFSLDPAPFVRDVLFYLTAAMFLFYVYLSAEIFLWQAIGFVGFYAFFVGLVFYMDLGVVDGRGKSGNSSTDLEEQKELVAVHVDSDAKVSGSMNDEKRSSGFPGAYGLISKAWEIPVATLLKLSIPEPAPSQWSRLYSSANIALCPIALLYACKSFVPFDHPIAFLLPNTDLPLWSVVLTTSFCLACLYFVMEKEPPKTEQIPVVVMAFVMSVFWISTTAGELVNCLETLGLVLKLPPAILGLTVLAWGNSVGDLVADVAVAKAGYPAMAMAGCFAGPMFNMLVGLGTALVIQTANIHPKAYVLNFHVGIVIAFVFLLLSLMGSLLVITWCRFRVPRFWGFCLVGLYVVFVAVSMMVAMFSG, encoded by the exons ATGGCCTTCTCTGCAATTGCATCTTCATTCACACTGCTTCTTCTCATTCTCATATTATTACTATTCTTCTTCGTAAATTTACcatcttctccttctctcttctcCACCTCCACCGCCACCGTCACCACACGCAGGTCTCTTCTAACCACCACGTGTTCCGCTGACGAGGGATCCAATGGCGGGATCCTCAACTACCTATACATCCACAAATGCCTATTCCGCCGCAACGCCCTCCTCTCCATCCCCGCCCTCTCGATGCTCCTCCTCCTCCAATTCTACATCCTCATCAAGACCGCCCAGCACCACTTCTCCGTCGTCACCACCAAGCTTGCCTCTCACCTCAACCTCTCCCCCTCCATGGCCGCCGTCACCCTCCTAGCACTCGGCAACGGCTCCCCCGACGTCTTCTCCTCCCTCGCCGCCCTCCGCTCCGGCCAGTACCGCACCGGATTCGGCGCCATCCTCTCCGCCGGTACCTTCGTCTCCGCCCTCGTTGTCGGATTCGTCGCCATCTACGCCGCTCCGTTCTCCCTCGACCCCGCGCCCTTCGTCAGAGACGTGCTCTTCTACTTGACGGCAGCGATGTTCCTCTTCTACGTGTATCTTAGCGCCGAGATCTTCCTGTGGCAGGCGATTGGATTCGTAGGGTTTTATGCATTCTTCGTTGGTCTCGTGTTCTATATGGACTTGGGAGTAGTTGATGGCAGAGGCAAGAGTGGGAATTcttccacagatcttgaggagCAGAAGGAATTAGTTGCGGTGCACGTTGACTCCGACGCCAAGGTTTCGGGATCTATGAACGACGAGAAGCGTAGTTCTGGATTCCCGggagcttatggattg ATTTCTAAAGCATGGGAGATTCCTGTTGCAACTCTCTTAAAACTGTCGATCCCCGAGCCAGCGCCGTCGCAATGGAGCAGACTTTACTCGTCGGCCAACATCGCTCTTTGTCCGATAGCCCTCTTATATGCCTGCAAATCATTTGTGCCATTTGATCATCCCATAGCTTTCCTCCTCCCCAACACTGACTTGCCCCTCTGGTCAGTGGTGCTCACCACAAGCTTCTGCCTTGCATGCCTTTATTTTGTAATGGAAAAAGAACCTCCCAAAACCGAGCAAATACCTGTGGTTGTCATGGCATTTGTTATGAGCGTGTTTTGGATATCTACCACAGCTGGAGAACTGGTGAACTGCCTTGAAACTTTAGGTCTAGTTCTCAAACTACCACCGGCAATCCTCGGTCTCACGGTGCTGGCATGGGGCAATTCAGTGGGGGATCTTGTCGCCGATGTTGCGGTAGCTAAAGCCGGTTATCCGGCCATGGCAATGGCTGGATGCTTTGCTGGACCAATGTTTAACATGCTTGTAGGTCTTGGAACAGCTCTGGTGATTCAGACGGCAAATATTCACCCTAAAGCCTATGTGCTTAATTTCCACGTAGGTATCGTGATTGCATTTGTGTTCCTACTTTTAAGCCTTATGGGGTCTCTCTTAGTGATCACTTGGTGCAGATTCCGAGTGCCTAGGTTTTGGGGGTTTTGTCTCGTCGGCCTCTATGTTGTTTTTGTAGCAGTGAGTATGATGGTGGCCATGTTTTCAGGGTGA
- the LOC107491861 gene encoding probable serine/threonine-protein kinase PBL7, with protein MEVINSTTTAVPATKQTYKHTHSHSHSNNDFPSKTILITITLLTSLTLFFAIFLVAFMLRRLKSKHFASSSPEVKGGCVDHHHPTPTTPNKFRGVQVLTYREIEVATGGMSEGNVIGNGDSGLVYKGILSDGTLAAIKLMRREGKQEERAFRIEVDILSRLHCPYLVELLGYCADHHHRVLVFEYMPNGTLYHHLHSLNYNNQSQPLDWWTRMRIALDCAMALEFLHEHALSPVIHRDFKTANVLLDQNFRAKVSHFGLAKTGSDKINGQISTRVLGTTGYLAPEYASTGKLTTKSDVYSYGVVLLEVLTGRVPVDIERPPGEHVLVSWALPRLTNREKVVEMVDPALRGQYSKKDLIQVAAIAAMCIQTEADYRPLMTDIVQSLIPLVRNPSSSSSSLRFLKSPTY; from the exons ATGGAAGTAATTAACAGCACCACAACCGCTGTGCCTGCAACCAAGCAAACTTACAAACACACACATTCACATTCACATTCCAATAATGATTTCCCCTCCAAAACCATTCTCATTACCATCACTCTCCTCACCTCTCTTACCCTCTTCTTTGCCATTTTTCTTGTTGCATTCATGCTCCGTCGTCTCAAATCCAAACACTTCGCTTCAAGTAGTCCAG AAGTGAAGGGAGGATGTGTTGATCATCATCATCCAACACCAACAACACCAAATAAATTTCGAGGTGTTCAAGTGTTGACATACAGAGAGATAGAAGTGGCGACAGGTGGAATGAGTGAAGGAAATGTAATTGGGAATGGAGATTCTGGTTTGGTGTACAAAGGAATCCTAAGTGATGGAACTTTGGCAGCAATTAAACTCATGCGAAGGGAAGGGAAGCAAGAAGAGCGTGCCTTCAGAATTGAG GTGGATATCCTAAGCCGTTTGCACTGTCCTTATTTGGTGGAATTGCTAGGCTATTGTGCGGACCATCACCACAGGGTGTTGGTGTTTGAATACATGCCTAATGGAACACTCTATCACCATCTCCACTCTCTTAATTACAATAATCAATCTCAGCCGTTGGATTGGTGGACCAGGATGAGAATAGCCCTTGATTGTGCCATGGCTTTGGAGTTCTTGCATGAACATGCTCTCTCCCCTGTCATACACCGTGACTTCAAGACTGCTAATGTTCTCTTGGATCAAAATTTTCGTGCCAAGGTCTCCCATTTTGGATTGGCCAAGACTGGCTCTGACAAGATCAACGGTCAGATTTCCACCCGCGTGTTAGGGACCACCGGATATCTCGCACCCGA GTATGCATCAACGGGAAAGCTTACTACAAAATCTGATGTATATAGCTATGGCGTGGTTCTTCTGGAAGTGCTAACCGGGCGCGTACCGGTTGATATTGAGCGACCTCCGGGAGAACATGTACTTGTCTCTTGg GCTCTTCCAAGGTTAACAAACAGAGAAAAGGTGGTGGAAATGGTTGACCCTGCTCTTCGAGGACAGTACTCAAAGAAGGATCTAATTCAGGTAG CAGCAATAGCAGCAATGTGCATACAAACAGAAGCAGATTACAGGCCACTAATGACGGATATTGTTCAATCACTGATACCACTTGTTAGGAATCCCTCCTCATCATCTAGTTCCTTAAGATTTCTTAAAAGTCCAacctattaa